A stretch of DNA from Cryptomeria japonica chromosome 4, Sugi_1.0, whole genome shotgun sequence:
aaccaCCACTGAACTAGTTGGATAATGATAGCCATCATCATCTGCTCAAGGTTTAATTAActtgtgtttagtctcaacacatcaAGCCAACCAATATTATGTTTTCTCTTCATTGTCCTCGGGTGCatcaacaacatacacatgtcctacaaacaaaattaaaatcaataaCTAAAGTGACATAAAATTTCACCAATCTACATGTAGCTCTACACACAGTGTAGTAATAAAACAAAATAATCAAgattaattttgaaattaaattaaattacctTTTGTACAAGGTCTaaaacacgatcataatcatctGATCTAAAcagttgatcattatcttcaattgttgTTTCATATTGATCATGTGTTTGAGCATGTGTCAATGATCTTTGATTCTACTTTTCAACCCATTCAGTATTTTCACATACATCGGAATCACTTGAAATACAAAACTAACAAAAACATGCAAAATGTCTTGTCTAGACAGTCCATGTGCTTgtatttgaactcttaaatgaatgtcattTTGGCAATCtactaattgtctcacaatcaaagTCTAGTCACAATGTTCtcttcttcaactaaccaaaagaatcgtCGAATTATAGAGTTCCCTATTGATCCAATAGATAATGTTGTATTGCACCAATTCACAATTGCAcatgcatctttaaattttacttTATCCTCAATttttaattgctctctagcaagaattTTTTTTAACATATACACCAGCTCCAacatgttctcctttaccatgttCAGCTTCAAAAAGAAATCCatttatgttggatattgtatttaTTATGAGCCctacttaaccaataaaacattcaagcattcttgaattgtcttatacaattatctaaccatatatGATGTTCTATCATTTGGATTCCTCTCTCTTAAATTTGTATAAAACAtgttgaaacaatattgaacaaactcttATGAGTGCATTTggttatcactcacatagaaatggtactcctttaaaaaaattatatcatccttTGTACTATCATATGTATGTCTATAAatgatatgaacaaaaatagcCACCTACACTAAATTGTAgtattgagattgaatttccttTGTGGAGAAAGAGTATAGTTTTTTGCAAAGTCCATAATTAatagtatacttccaactggaAATGAATTTCTACATGTGTGAAATTGACCATCAAGTCATCTAGCATGTTGTGAGTGTTTCACATATTTTAATACGATCTTACTTTTAAATTCTAACAAAAATGCATGTACAGTAACTTTTTATGTGATCAAATCGACACACTTTCTTGTTTTCCCATCCTTTAAAGGATActcaatattttaaaatattttaacatccactagttgttgcCCAAAATTattttcactactctcatgcatacattttACTAATAATGAAAAATTGCCACTAGTACATTGTCCAGAAATACatgaacttaaataaaataattgcccaTTAGATCCTTCACAAAATAAACCTACTACAAATTCCTTGATTGTTTCAGGTGGTATATCAATACCACATTCTTGCATAAGCATGTTGGTATGCAAAACACAACGTATAtattgaaaaacatcataataataaCGAAATTACAAATGTGTTTTACAACAAGAAGAAATTTGTTGCctattaattttcacataccaaAGCTTGCATTTCTCAAATGATCTTGGACTTATGGTAATATTTCAACATCATCCAAAAAAATTGTAATGACCCACTTGTCTTAACCCAAAATTTTTGACTAAAATTCTTTTTCttagttgtgtttgattcaatcacatacttaggtacatgtatccaaatgggataggcatccatccaactgggatGGACATCTAACCATACGGGACAGGGGTTgcatctatccaattcgggataggcatctacaCATACGAGGTAGACATCTATTCATAAAGAATAAgaaatgctctggccagagacttagactcatcgagaccacctgggtcctgagtcactctctaaagactacactcccctacaagatatgcaccgaggtcgccatctttaggagtatgaaaataattatataaacaagcttgagttctacctcaaaatttggcctaaagcctcaaaaagtcaagcgaatccatataggattccttctgagtatgcaatGAATTAATCTTATTCTTTCAAATAGTATTATCTATACCCTTTGAGTGAAAGACCAAGGAGCTTCGAAAAAATCATGATCAACTCACCCGtatccaaatcctaatccccatccccaaacACTTGAGTACTaaggacaacttcgtccctagactacctacatacttgTTTcaacacgggatcaaggcataaagtatgtagttctagtttataactatggtttaatgtaaactgtttggtgggtacgcaatcttttctagggtcaatgtcccatacagtttctttgtggttgttacccacaatggtagctctaTACCAAAAAGACTCCAGGTGGCCTTctacttgtggcctaaaacaactatcCTATTTCCTATCAAATACGTCACCCTTGACCCTTATCATCTGCTGGATTtccatcaagataaataaatttccaaaatcatctcacacaaccaaaccctaatggggtttacTAAGGTTTATCTGAGCGGATATAAATTCATTTAAACTTTATCtatttagattatcaatccaaggggattactcgccccttggattttaacttccaaatgacccttatttctcccagcgatttatagggatgatgccacagacgtcgttgttgcagctttattaggcgttaagtgcagtcaTGACGTGGCATTATACAGATGCTTCAAACAGAATTTTTTTATTGCTAATAATAAGATTTCAAAACTAGTATTACATTTTATTGCTTGGAAAATGTTGACATACCTTTTAAACAAAATGATCATCTTGTGATTTATCAACTAAATCTTCTTGAGTTCTATAGGATTATCATTCAAGGAATCTCTACTAGTTTTCTAAGAAAAATCCTAAATTAACTCTACTACTTTCATATTCTATCCATCATGCTCCTGCATATTTATAATGGCTTTGATTCCTACTAGGACTACATTTATGTAAAATTTGAGCTGGCTATTCCCTTCTTTTGATCAACAATGGCAGATAGCAGAGTGATTCGCTAAAAAACTCGAGATCATTCCATCAAACATTGAGTAAGGCCAATTTCACTTTGAAAATTACATGTACTTTTATTTGGATGTGTTATAAGCAAATGGGGCATGATATCCTAAAACAAAGATTCAATGCAAACTCTTGCAAGAGAAACTTACTGATTTGAagcagtgcttcaagttcttaaATATGGAAACTTTGCTTTTTCAGTAATGCGCATTTCTTCATGTTTTAAGTTCTCTGTTTTCCGATCATTTTTTTATCTCACATATATCTCTTAACAGCTGTATAAATTATTTCAATATTATGAATGAAATTGACTTCCTAATGTAATGCCAGCTGTGACTCACCAGAAATCCATAAGCACATGCCCATGATTTTCTTGATGAATATCTTCCTGTGATCACTTAATATGTAACGGTCTGTTTTAGTTCTCCTTCACCAGCCATATCCTGTTTAATGGTTTCCTAAAGTATTTTTGAATTAGATTCTTTGACCTTTATAAAGTTCGGATCAATTTTCTCAACCCACATTTCATTTGCCAGGTTTCATAACCTGGAATTTTGCCACCATGGCAACATGATTGATTAGCTGTGATCTTGGATATGATATAAGCCTCTCATTTTTGCAGGTTCATTCCAACTCATTTTGTAGCACACTTCCTCCATGCCATTCCTGAAAAGCATACTATTTGAAGGAAACAAACCTCTCAGACCTACAAAGTGCAAAATGCAAACTAACAATACAAGGAATGGCATTCCTCCATGCCATTCATGTGACCCTTCGTTGACTTAAAACTCGCGAGTTATTATCAAATCAAACTTCTGCCTAATATTTCATCTATTTTGCTTGTCTTACAGTTCTCTAATGTTTTAAACATTTTGAATTGATTTTTATGTAATAACAGTTTCGCACCTCCAAGAACTATGTTTTCTGAAATTTGATCATATTTAGGAAGTCATTTTCAGCTTAGTAACAGATAATTTATCTAGAAGACTAGAACTATCAATTACAAGCTATGATAAGTGACTATCTAATCACTGATGTTGTCTATCCGATGAATTGTATTTGCTCATTTACAATTTAACTGTCCACATGAATGCTGATGTGTAAACAATTGATTTCTAATGTATGAATAACCAATTTGCATATAGAAGATTACGGTTAGCTGTCAGAACTATCAACGGAGACTTATGTGCGTTTGCAACAATATTAACATGATTGAAATGAGCATAACCACAAAGCATTGGCCAACTAAACAGTTGTGAGAATTTCACAGCACATCCTTAGCACAGGAACTGTTCTAAAGGAATGAGGAAGAAGCACACTTAAGCTATGGCAAACGAGTTTGGCAAAGTCAAGAAAATGAATAATTAATCATGTGCATGGAGAAAGGATACATTACAAGGTTTGGATAGTGCACAATGGTTCTGGAAGCCACAACAATGGAAATAAACCTTTACTCGTGTCTAAGGACACAGCTCACAGTTCAAATCCAACAATCAATATCAAGAAAACCCAACAATCATCACTCAGCTTGAAGGTATCAGTAAATCAGGACATAGAATACCAAGGCACAAGATCCCAATGAAAGAAAAGAACGAAAGTAAATAATAACTGACAAAAAAATTGGAGTTCCAACATGGAAGATTCAACAGAAGGCTGTCAATAATCACACATTAGCATATGAATAAGAAATTGGACACCTTCAGCTATGGACAGTCATCTGGGCATACCCTATAGAAGATAACCAATAGAATTAATCAATTAAGAGCAACAATCTGTGAATAGATAATGAAAAGTATGGAAGTCAAAAATAATATTAAGAAAAGACATAAAATGGTGCTGACTCAAAAAGAGTTTAGAGGAGAATATGAGACACAAAATTGTATGATGGGCTTTTTGAAAAGCATTCAAGTAACTGGTGATAACGAGCATTGTTCCAGGATCAGACTTCTAGGGAGCACCGAGAGAAAACTGATAAAAATAAACATTTAAGAGGAATTATAATTCTTTATGCACTAATGCAAAGCGCCAACTACTCACACGAATTATATACCCCTGCACAGACAATCTAATGTTAATAAAGTTTAGACTATATTATTTTGTCAATTTGCAAATGGAATATACTTTCTGGCCAATCTTACATTCAATTCTGCTAAATGGGTAGGTCCATACGCTTTTTCTCTTCGAACATGTATTTCCCTTCAAGTTGTTCAACTCCTCAGCAACCTTTTTCAATTTTGACGTGATATCTCCCAAACCCCAAGCTACTGATATATGTGGTCGAGGATTCTTATAGAATTCTGGAAGATTGTGGAGTCTAAAAGCTTCGTCAACAATGCATATTTGTTTAGATATCTCAGATAAGCCTCTAGTTGTAACTTCCAATGCAAGAAAAGATCTAGTTTGATCATCATTAATAAACACCTCCCACTTTCCAAATTCTATCCAATATCGCTTCTGACTATGCAATTTGTTACGAAGCATTCCTACAATGGAATCTATCTGATGAACCCTGATTGCAACTGTTCTCGATAGACTAATATGATACTCTTCGGCTAGGGTTGAGACATCAACATGAGCACCATCTTTGTTTTTTATATTCCCTGGGCACAGAGGCAGATCAGTGTCAATAGCATGTAGTTCTGGTACAAGCAATCCAGCTTTCTTCACAAAGGAGGTTAACTCCTCCTTGTCAATTGAGGATATGTTAACCGGGATATAGACATGAACTGCATAATTTCCTTCAACATGTGGAAAGCTCCTTATTCGATTCCCAGAATCCACATTCTTCACAGACAAATTAGAGGAGAAATCCAGAAGAGTAACTGGCGATGGAAGCAACAGGAGTGCATCCTTTGAGCCATCTTCTCCTCCAAGCCTTGGCTTCTTCTTAAGAATCGTTTCagcattgtcttcatcatcagatgAAGAAGCATAGGAAGCCATCAGAGCGTCCATAGGTTACTTCTACTGAAAAAGTACAGGTTGAATTTGGGTTTCCAAAGTCAAGCATAACTTAGATTAATACATATCAGGTAAAGGTTTGTTGTAGGATATTTAATAACAATTTTTGCTCAGTTGAATATTCCAAGAGTTATCGATGATGCCTCTTGTTTAACCCGAATCAACAAAACCCTGTATAATCAAATTTATAagaaaaattttttaaaaaaacataaaaacactTATTTATATTTAAAAGGTGTACAAGTACAGGATATTCCGCCGTACCTGTAACTGTTGACGGGCTGCTGAATTGCATCTTCAACATTGCTCTTGAGCATCTTTGTACCAAATGCCATGCAAAATCAAGGCTAGCGACCAAAACATTTAGCAGATCTTATGAGCCGCAGAATGGACTCAGAACATAACCATGATCGGCACCTGAAACCTCAAGGAGCAAGCTCTTGCACCCAGACTTTTCAAACTTCCAGGTAATTTTTATGAGAAATCCTTTGAAACCAGAGTTTAAACTTATCTGCAGACAAGACCCTTTCAAACAGCGGCTTATCAAGAAAAATGTAGGTTAATGCTTTTAAAGCCTGAGCTTTCCAAACATATAGATAAAATGCTTTACAACCGTATTTTTTTCCGAATAAATGCAGGCTAGTCCTCTCAACCCTGCGATTCCTTAGGAGAACAGCAGGATCGATTCCTTGGGAGAACAGCAGGAATGAAGCTTCAAACTCTGCAAACTGCGGACTAGTCCTCTCAAACCTTTAGATTTTCCTAAATACTGTAGGTTTACCCTTCAGGCTCCAGACCTAGTCATGTCCTATCCTACTACAAGTGAAAAAATACCCATTATCAgagtttgaaaaatatatatatatatatatatatataggtttaaaTCCTTTCAAACCCTAGAGCTATTCAACTCTAACACTATGaagcaaataataagcaaacaatatTTGAGATTACTCGGATTATTACAGGGCAACACTTTCAAACCCTGGACTTTACGTCTGAATCGTTGCACCGCAAAATATATGACAAAACCTACCCTTCAAGAACAAAAACCGTAAGAGAATACGCAACGGCTTTGATATTTGAACTACTTTGCACAATATACTAAAACTAAAACTGACTACAGAACGCTAGTTAAATCGCGGGATTTTGTAGCAGGAGGTCTTGAGCCATTGCAGAATCACCAAACCCCAAACAATCAGAAAAAAGACGCCAAAAAACCAGCCAACCAAACGGAAACGGCAACAAGAAGGGGAAAATACCTGAAAATGAAGTGGGGAAGAATAATAAAACTACACGCCGATTACCTCAGTTCTGTTTTCGGCTCTAAAGAAGAAGACGTCCTACTACGGAGATAATCTGCAAATAATATTTATTTCCTGCTTTGAAAACTGCCTATTTTTTGTAGAGGAAGAAACGATTTGGGAGACTGAAGATTTGGGAGCAAGGTTGCTTTGATAAACGGGGCGGGATTCGGGAATCGATCACACAACCTGCGAAATTAATTTTATCTGcttgcttcattcaatttatttttttacaaaaaaaggTAAGACATGAAGAGACATCTAATTTAGGaagttttatttttcaataatagcAGAGAGTAGTTTACTAGCAATTGCTCTTGGTGTGCAATCACTGAATAGGTGTGGAAGGTTGACacggagagatagggatagaaggAGCCAAAGTTAGAGTGAGTAAGAGTATGAGAGAGAAGATgggaggtaaggagatagagaaaagggatagagatagagaagatGATACAATATagtgatggagatggagatggagagaggaattaagatgaaagagataaatatattAAGAATGGAGAGAATAATCTACATAAAGATAGATAAAGGAAGTGATATACAAaaagagaggtagagaggagatagagaggcaaagagatatgggcatggagagagagagaaagagagatgtacGTGCAAAGAGTAGAGATACAAATAGAGAGGGAGACGGGGGAAGAGAgaaaggagagggggggagaggggaagagggagatatatgtagagggggagagagagaggggatgagggaaatagatagagagagatagaagtACGTGCAAAGAGTAGAGatacaaatagagagagagagagagggagagaaaggggagagagagaaaggggggACGGGGGAAGAGGAAGTGATATATgttagaaatttaaaaaatatttttaaaaaaatctctaattGATTCTTTTAATGTTGTctagatttatttaaaataatatcacAATTTAATATATATTAGATTAAATTGAAAACATATTATATGGTATAGAATAATAAACATTATTATAATATTACTTACAtataaaaatttaaacaataatgACTATTACACACTcattattgtaaaataaaataaataaaattataatattattttgaaaataaatttactttatataaaatataaatgcTTCTGCATTGCTACGAACCGTCGATCTGCAAAATCAGGTCGTCCGACTTCGAAGCCCTAACCCTAGAATTTTCAATAAAGGAGGAACTCGAGCCATTCATTTGGTGCATATGCATCTTTAGTTCTAAAGTTGCTCTCATCATTTTCTCACCCACAGGAAAGCTCTTCAAGTTTGCCAGCCCCAAATCTTGAGAAGACAAATCGGAGCTATAGATTGTGTTGTCATCAGAAAGTTGCAGAACCAGGTCCTCCATGATTTGATTCATATCATTCCATATGTGCATTGATTTCCACATAAGGAGATTCCTAAATTTGTAGGTGGCTAGGGCGATACCTTTGAGACCATTTGTAGGGCAATTTGGTGTCTATATTATTTGTTGTGGAGAAACCGAATTGTGGTAAGTCCGCCCTTCTTGTAACCCTTTGATTTCATCATTCGATGCATCTTGATTGATCAATATCACCTGAGAAGAAAGGCGTTGTCCACTTGTTGGGTTTCAGACCATTTTGGAAGGAATTGTTGGGCATTTAAATGCAGATAAGATGGTGTTCTCAGACCTGTTCATAGCAGCTACAGGGGTGGAACCTTAGTAGGTTCGTTTGGGCTCATAGACTTGGTATTTGTTCTCCAATCTCTACACCATAGGCGACTAGTTTGGGGCGACATCTTGATACCTATACGCAGATTTCATTCAGTTCTCAGTCCTTATTCACAGCAACAGGGGCAGGTTAAAACCTACGCACATTGGAGCCTTTATTGAGGTGGATCTTGCTTGTATTTTCATCACTTCACTTCAGTGATTTATCCCAGTTGGGGTAACATCAAATTAGCATAATACAATGATAGGAGAATACAGTGATCGGAcatggctgatagaggacatttgggttcatgggcgaACGTGGGCTGGGAAGACCCACCTCATGTTCCGTAGTGGGTCTACACGAAaggcagatggaaggacatggcgatacaggtaaaccgaagcagaaataacaaggtttttcagccagcttcaaaatactttcaaggcttctttgggaacaaatgcagtgtggcatggaggcagaataacaatggaaggagattcgcagaataacaatggaaggagattcactcaagggcatTTTAATAATGGTGTGAATCATGGGAATTCTAAGAAGCAATTCAAGGGATTTTCAAGGAAATGGTCTTTAGATCTGGGCAAACAGCgaacgtttgctagggttgttggcttgacaaataaggagactgcggctagggtttctgtttcttcatagcaggtgggaaataaggtaaatgtgaacctcaaggaagctagtccagaaaaggtaagtaagattccTTCTGATCCTATTCTGCCTGAGGTTTCTTCATCGCAgttttgggctcctatcccttgtatcgatcttttAGGTTCTTATGTCGATAAGAAAGCGAATTGTTTACATAtgaatgctatttctggggaaatttggggtgatcaaattagtttgttaaagctttatcataaattgcagaaaagatggggggatatgcattattttcaattattatatgtgaatgcttttattattgtctttgattctccttctttcagagatgaggtattaagaactttgcatcattggtttggaaaacatttaatttcaattacgGCTTGGAAACcgttttttgttccttcttggtctagttcgaaacttattcctttctagtttggtttacctaaaattccttttaaatttatggatccagatgttcttgagaaaattggaaattctattggaacttttttaacatctaaaatggactttgtggaggggaaggttctagtaaaaatttgtgttcttattaaccctaacaatgtttgcccccgtacttgtaatatcaagtctcatgatggtatttggcactagtcaattgagaaattagatacggagcttcttaagtctcatttacttttggatgctcctttacttatggattttaagaaaaaccagcaggttgttgactctgtccctaaaacccttaataaagatagtttgtcggcgGGACCTTtgattgaaggatgtggaaatgtctctttgcataaattggtagaaacagatcacattaatcttgaaaataatccattgtgtcgtagttctgggaaaccaaatgatcacacttcgggttcggtctcacttccatctttactgaagacattttctaatagcgggggtatagtggatggtaatcccccaatgaatggagtagatcatccattgatgatagattgccctaagatgccaaataatcacacaaagggtaaggatgacaatttgtcttcatgcactcaaaaggaggttttggatccttcaaagaatgtgaatttagataaaattgcagtagttgatatggaaactattaaacaggtacctaccataggttttcctaatgatgcttctttagttcaggaaattaagaatttggtgtctaataattcccctctgaatgttgaaattaatatggctaatgaatcttccttagggaatagtaatccgtcagagGTTTTCCCTGTTATTATGCCGAATGAGAATTTGGTTTAGcaagtacatgatatttttaacaatcatgcacatcaaatggatgagagtattattgatagagttgtttgttcaattgagaatgatttggggggtataaactcgacccttccaatctctgcatctgctaatccttttgcggttttggctacaacagagttgggttttgaagataatacatttatcctggcttctcccaagtcatgcaagagtttaccaattgtccaaacaactctagTTTTTTCATCATTGGTtatttctcctaggagaggtaggcctccaaataatcttaagactcaaatggaaattgatgttggaattcaaaaaactttgtccctttctcctgctggtgggcaagggaggcattcgatctctcttggtaggcctaagaaaacatgcctaactcctgtaagtgtaaaaagaaagaggagtaaaagattcgtgactagtccacctgtgacaagatcaggggctatgaaatgtaatttgcaaggttgctttggggaaagcaaaaattcttcgattaatgggaagaggggagcttcggcctcccctcgaggacaatgagaattatttcttggaatgttaggggcttaaatgcccctaacaagagaagcttaattaagtcccaaatggacttaattaagtgtgatatttttaggttgcaagaaacaaagttgtcaaaggagtctgttgatttggttttttcatcttggagaaggtggaattttctttcttctccggcttgtggtgcttcaggaggtttggcactgctttggaataattataatattgaggtacatttagtggcatctgctacaaattggatgttggctttagttataagcaagatttcgaaggttaaattctggctttttaacatttatgctccatcaagaattcaagggaagagtaagttatggggtgaattaaagaggatttcttctcccttaaaacatggttcctttattatcttcgggggtgattttaatgctatcactgatttagatgagaaaagaggaggtgtttttcCTAATAagaggattatggatgactttggggatttcatttctgatatgagccttttttattgtaagtctcagaatggggttttcacatggacaaacatgagaagggatttttctcaaattgctgagagattagatcggtttttgttatctgagaattggattgattcagattttgaattcttttcctctattatATCGGTCTCAGGTTCTggtcattttccaatttccctttcagttattgaggatagggcttcttctaagtctccatttaaatttgagcccatgtggtttagggatttttcctttttgcctctgcttatgaaatggtggaattctgctcctttttgttctgggtctcgtatgtttcagattgctaagaagttaagttatttgaaattgaatattagggaatggaatatctcacattttaagaatatttttcaggagaaacaaaggattcaagatatgatcgaGTGTTTTAATACTcgtgtgcttcaacatggtatggtgccacaagtttttgatgaattgaagtcactaaaattacagcttgaggaggtgttagctagagaggaaatctattggagacagaaatctagagagttacggctttcagatggtgacaggaacacaaaaaattttcattcttcaactaagattaaaagatgtaagaataggatatcttgtattcagtgtcaaaatgagaatttattgacagagccagaggacattgctttagaggcagttaggttttttaagtcattattatctttggaaaatggaaatctcagtaatgatattatatctaatattcctcctttagtatctttggaagacaataagatgttgatgtctcccttttccttagaagaagttaagagtgttgtctttgccatgaatccggataaagccccgagaccagatggttttactcctttattttttccgaaatgttgggattttgtgggaaatgatgatttattggctctcgaggaatccaggagaaataggtctattttaaaagaacttaatactacaatgattgcaattattcctaaaaaagaggatactaaggcttttgctgacttccaccccattgttttatgtaacactttgtataagatatttacgaaggcaatttcccttaggttggaaaaaattctacctaggatcatttcattggagcaaggtggttttgtttctggaagggagatgacagagggtgaaattgtagcacatgaggtgctgcattctatttccacccaaagaaccccgacca
This window harbors:
- the LOC131053473 gene encoding uncharacterized protein LOC131053473, which produces MDALMASYASSSDDEDNAETILKKKPRLGGEDGSKDALLLLPSPVTLLDFSSNLSVKNVDSGNRIRSFPHVEGNYAVHVYIPVNISSIDKEELTSFVKKAGLLVPELHAIDTDLPLCPGNIKNKDGAHVDVSTLAEEYHISLSRTVAIRVHQIDSIVGMLRNKLHSQKRYWIEFGKWEVFINDDQTRSFLALEVTTRGLSEISKQICIVDEAFRLHNLPEFYKNPRPHISVAWGLGDITSKLKKVAEELNNLKGNTCSKRKSVWTYPFSRIECKIGQKVYSICKLTK